A region from the Natronorubrum halophilum genome encodes:
- a CDS encoding 50S ribosomal protein L1 yields MADSDINTAVARALEESPDRNFTETVDLAINLRDLDLNEPSNRVDESIVLPSGTGQETIIVVIAEGETAVRAEEAADDVLSGSDVADLDDDEAKDMADETDFFIAEESMMQDIARHLGTVLGPRGKMPDPLSPDDDVVETVERLKSTVQLRSGDRRTFHTLVGAEDMDAEDIGDNIDVILRRLHADLEKGPQNIDAVYVKTTMGPAQEVV; encoded by the coding sequence ATGGCAGATTCGGATATTAACACCGCAGTGGCTCGCGCACTCGAGGAGTCGCCCGATCGGAACTTTACCGAGACGGTAGACCTCGCGATTAACTTGCGCGACCTTGACCTGAACGAACCGTCGAACCGTGTAGACGAGTCTATCGTCCTGCCGTCCGGAACCGGCCAGGAGACGATCATCGTCGTTATTGCCGAGGGAGAAACCGCCGTCCGCGCCGAAGAGGCCGCGGACGACGTGCTCTCGGGAAGCGACGTGGCCGATCTGGACGACGACGAAGCTAAAGATATGGCGGACGAGACGGACTTCTTCATCGCCGAAGAGTCGATGATGCAAGACATCGCCCGGCACCTGGGTACCGTTCTCGGTCCCCGTGGGAAGATGCCGGACCCGCTCTCGCCCGACGACGACGTCGTCGAGACCGTCGAGAGACTCAAAAGTACTGTGCAGCTTCGCTCCGGCGACCGACGAACGTTCCACACGCTCGTTGGTGCCGAGGACATGGACGCCGAAGACATCGGCGACAACATCGACGTTATCCTGCGTCGTCTGCACGCCGACCTCGAGAAGGGCCCCCAGAACATCGACGCGGTCTACGTGAAGACGACGATGGGGCCAGCTCAGGAGGTAGTCTAA
- a CDS encoding 50S ribosomal protein L10, whose translation MSAQAERKTENLPQWKKEEVAELEQLIEEYESVGVVGIAGIPSKQLQDMRRDLYGTAELRVSRNTLQVHALEDADLGDLVPHIEGQVGLIATNDNPFALYKELEASKTPAPINEGEVAPNDIVIPEGDTGVDPGPFVGELQGIGANARIEDGSIQVMEDSTVLEAGEEVSADLANVLNELGIEPKEVGLDLRAVVAEGVLFDPEDLDIDIEAYESDVATAAARARNLSINASYPTEATAPTLIAKATGEAKSLGLQAAIEDEALMPDLVSKADAQLRALAAQIDDEEALPEELQGVEAPAEPTADADEDADESADDQDDAEADDADTDDDDEDDGDGAEGLGAMFG comes from the coding sequence ATGAGCGCACAGGCTGAACGCAAGACCGAGAACCTTCCCCAGTGGAAGAAAGAGGAAGTCGCCGAGCTCGAACAGCTCATCGAAGAGTACGAGAGCGTCGGCGTCGTCGGCATCGCCGGCATTCCGAGCAAACAGCTTCAGGACATGCGCCGTGACCTGTACGGCACCGCCGAGTTGCGGGTCAGCCGCAACACCCTGCAGGTTCACGCGCTAGAAGACGCTGACCTCGGCGATCTCGTCCCCCACATCGAAGGGCAGGTCGGCCTGATCGCGACGAACGACAACCCCTTCGCACTCTACAAGGAACTCGAGGCGTCGAAGACGCCCGCCCCGATCAACGAGGGCGAGGTCGCCCCGAACGACATCGTCATCCCCGAGGGTGACACCGGTGTCGATCCGGGGCCGTTCGTCGGCGAACTGCAAGGTATCGGTGCGAACGCACGCATCGAGGACGGTTCGATCCAGGTCATGGAGGACTCGACGGTCTTAGAAGCCGGCGAGGAAGTCTCTGCGGATCTGGCGAACGTCCTCAACGAACTGGGTATCGAACCCAAGGAGGTCGGTCTCGACCTTCGTGCAGTCGTCGCCGAAGGCGTCCTCTTCGATCCCGAGGACCTCGACATCGACATCGAGGCCTACGAGAGCGACGTGGCGACGGCCGCCGCTCGCGCTCGGAACCTCTCGATCAACGCGAGCTACCCGACCGAGGCGACCGCGCCGACGCTCATCGCCAAAGCCACGGGCGAGGCCAAGAGCCTCGGCCTGCAGGCTGCGATCGAGGACGAAGCGCTCATGCCCGACCTCGTCAGCAAGGCCGACGCACAGCTGCGTGCGCTCGCGGCCCAGATCGACGACGAGGAGGCGCTGCCTGAGGAACTGCAGGGCGTCGAAGCCCCCGCAGAACCGACGGCGGACGCCGACGAGGACGCAGACGAATCGGCAGATGACCAGGACGACGCTGAGGCCGACGACGCCGACACCGACGATGACGACGAAGACGACGGTGACGGTGCTGAAGGGCTCGGCGCGATGTTCGGCTGA
- the rpl12p gene encoding 50S ribosomal protein P1, whose product MEYVYAALILNETDEELNEDNLTNVLDAAGVDVEESRVKALVAALEDVDIDEAVSEAAAVPAAGAAAGGAAAGEAAGDEDEEAEETSDVPDTTDDDEDEDDDAGGEGLGELFG is encoded by the coding sequence ATGGAATACGTATACGCTGCACTCATCCTGAACGAGACGGACGAAGAGCTCAACGAAGACAACCTGACGAACGTACTCGACGCTGCCGGCGTCGACGTCGAAGAATCCCGCGTGAAGGCGCTCGTCGCCGCACTCGAGGACGTCGACATCGACGAGGCAGTCTCCGAGGCTGCAGCCGTCCCCGCCGCCGGAGCCGCCGCAGGCGGCGCTGCGGCCGGCGAGGCTGCAGGCGACGAGGACGAAGAGGCCGAAGAGACCAGCGACGTCCCGGACACGACGGACGACGACGAGGACGAAGACGACGACGCCGGCGGCGAGGGCCTCGGCGAACTCTTCGGCTAA
- a CDS encoding HAD family hydrolase — translation MTTAVYFDLDGTLCTYTTPFETQFETTVAPYGKASDAAYEAYLERLFDALERCKSDPYRRAFATVTETGDLDASPATLAVEHCEMELEATRVSAAAKRVVERVAVTDPTGVLTNGAGHQQRAKLERHGLEAVVDAMIVSGDVGMRKPDRRIFDRARRELPADDYVYVGDSYEEDIVGARDAGFRTVYVAEDGGKGAATDAADAVVSSVDDLLEPDLLPGPIRRPFELPKS, via the coding sequence ATGACGACTGCCGTCTACTTCGACCTCGACGGAACGCTGTGTACCTACACGACTCCGTTCGAGACCCAGTTCGAGACGACCGTTGCACCTTACGGGAAGGCTAGTGATGCGGCCTACGAGGCGTACCTCGAGCGACTGTTCGACGCGCTCGAACGTTGCAAATCGGACCCGTACCGCCGGGCATTTGCGACCGTTACGGAGACCGGCGACCTCGACGCATCGCCGGCCACGCTCGCAGTGGAACACTGCGAGATGGAACTCGAAGCGACCCGCGTGTCGGCAGCCGCAAAGCGGGTGGTCGAGCGCGTCGCGGTGACCGACCCGACCGGCGTGCTGACGAACGGTGCGGGTCACCAACAACGAGCGAAACTCGAGCGCCACGGACTCGAGGCGGTGGTCGATGCAATGATCGTTTCCGGCGACGTCGGCATGCGGAAACCGGATCGACGGATCTTCGACCGTGCGAGACGGGAGCTCCCGGCTGACGACTATGTTTACGTCGGTGATAGCTACGAGGAGGACATCGTTGGCGCTCGAGACGCGGGATTTCGAACCGTGTACGTCGCTGAGGACGGCGGCAAGGGAGCGGCTACCGACGCTGCAGATGCTGTCGTCTCGAGCGTCGACGACCTGCTCGAACCGGATTTACTTCCAGGACCCATCAGACGGCCGTTCGAATTGCCAAAGAGCTAA
- a CDS encoding tripartite tricarboxylate transporter permease encodes MATAPVEFVAEPSLTLQLLAWIGAGATLGCCSGLVPGLHANNFALLLAGFAPSVPGPPLFVGCAMLAAGVVHTFLNVVPAMALGVPDAEMAVTALPGHRMVLEGRGYEAIRLSALGSILAVLAAVPLAVPITWGVTAAYPTIRDHLALLLAMVIVGLIASEHTWRARVGGLLSFALAAGLGLLTLDLSTDAPLEAGGMLAPLFAGLFGAPVLIDAIRGSGIPPQRADTITMSGPLVTLTALAGALAGAIVGYIPGISAAIAAVAVLAFVPGHSGDRGYIVATSGVDTANTIFALFALVAIGQPRTGVMVAFESLNAPLEVPILLAGVVLAGLLGFVLVIVVGDAYLETVGRMEYWKISVAVLGLLLALSYLFTGGIGIAVFVVAAGVGMVPVRLRARRVHLMGVLIGPLLFSFS; translated from the coding sequence ATGGCCACCGCCCCGGTCGAGTTCGTCGCCGAACCCTCGCTGACGCTGCAGTTGCTCGCGTGGATCGGGGCCGGCGCGACACTCGGCTGTTGTAGCGGTCTCGTGCCGGGACTCCACGCCAACAACTTCGCGCTCTTGCTCGCCGGCTTCGCGCCGTCGGTTCCCGGCCCGCCGCTGTTCGTCGGCTGTGCGATGCTCGCGGCCGGCGTCGTCCACACCTTTCTCAACGTCGTTCCCGCGATGGCACTCGGTGTCCCCGACGCGGAGATGGCCGTCACCGCCCTCCCGGGCCATCGAATGGTCCTCGAGGGACGGGGCTACGAGGCGATCCGCCTCTCCGCGCTCGGGAGCATTCTCGCGGTCCTCGCGGCGGTGCCACTCGCCGTCCCGATCACTTGGGGCGTGACGGCCGCGTATCCGACGATTCGGGACCATCTGGCGCTCCTGCTGGCGATGGTCATCGTCGGGTTGATCGCCTCGGAGCACACGTGGCGCGCCCGCGTCGGCGGCCTGCTTTCGTTCGCGCTCGCCGCCGGATTGGGCCTGCTCACGCTCGACCTCTCGACGGATGCGCCCCTCGAGGCCGGCGGGATGCTCGCACCACTGTTCGCCGGCCTCTTCGGCGCGCCGGTGTTGATCGACGCGATTCGCGGGAGCGGTATCCCGCCCCAACGTGCCGACACGATTACAATGTCCGGTCCGCTCGTGACGCTGACGGCGCTCGCCGGCGCGCTCGCGGGTGCGATCGTCGGCTACATTCCCGGCATCTCAGCCGCGATCGCCGCGGTCGCGGTACTGGCGTTCGTCCCGGGGCACTCCGGTGATCGAGGCTACATCGTCGCGACGAGCGGCGTCGACACGGCAAATACGATCTTCGCGCTCTTTGCGCTGGTCGCTATCGGCCAGCCCCGAACCGGGGTGATGGTCGCCTTCGAGAGCCTTAACGCGCCGCTCGAGGTACCGATCCTCCTCGCGGGTGTCGTCCTCGCGGGACTGCTCGGATTCGTGCTCGTCATCGTCGTCGGGGACGCGTACCTCGAGACTGTCGGCCGAATGGAGTACTGGAAAATCTCGGTCGCGGTTCTCGGTCTCCTACTCGCCCTCTCGTACCTGTTTACCGGCGGTATCGGGATCGCCGTTTTCGTCGTTGCAGCCGGCGTCGGCATGGTTCCGGTGCGCTTGCGCGCCCGGCGCGTTCACCTGATGGGGGTTCTGATCGGACCGTTACTGTTCAGTTTCTCGTAA
- a CDS encoding N-acyl homoserine lactonase family protein — MVNATIDVLYRGGLECDQNYMLEGHTLGTHDEPNPDVDYDEIPVWSLVIDHPEGTILWDTGNHHEALEGHWPEGLLQAFYPYNADEHRLDDDLEKAGYGIDDIDYVFQSHLHLDHAGGLEFFDGTDVPIFVHEREIKYAYYSAKTDKGSGAYILEDFDHDLNWQVLHQDREEHFDDLEFVRFPGHTPGLTGSVIHLDDDGTLVFTGDQLYRAENFEEEIPLGALLLWGKTEWFESLQRIKELERRHGAQIVYGHDSGQFEEIRDGWGTAR; from the coding sequence ATGGTAAACGCGACGATCGACGTCCTCTATCGCGGGGGACTCGAATGCGACCAGAACTACATGCTCGAGGGCCACACCCTCGGAACGCACGACGAACCCAACCCGGACGTGGACTACGACGAGATCCCCGTCTGGAGCCTCGTCATCGATCACCCCGAGGGGACGATCCTCTGGGACACCGGCAACCACCACGAGGCGCTCGAGGGCCACTGGCCGGAAGGCCTGTTGCAGGCGTTCTACCCGTACAACGCCGACGAACACCGTCTCGACGACGACCTCGAGAAGGCGGGCTACGGCATCGACGACATCGACTACGTCTTCCAGTCGCACCTTCACCTCGACCACGCGGGTGGGTTGGAGTTCTTCGACGGCACCGACGTGCCGATCTTCGTCCACGAAAGGGAGATCAAGTACGCCTACTACAGCGCGAAAACCGACAAGGGGAGCGGGGCGTACATCCTCGAGGACTTCGACCACGACCTCAACTGGCAGGTCCTCCACCAGGATCGGGAGGAACACTTCGACGACCTCGAGTTCGTTCGGTTCCCCGGCCACACGCCGGGGCTGACCGGGAGCGTGATCCACCTCGACGACGACGGAACGCTCGTCTTCACCGGCGATCAACTCTACCGAGCGGAGAACTTCGAGGAGGAGATCCCGCTTGGCGCGTTGCTCCTCTGGGGCAAGACGGAGTGGTTCGAGAGCCTCCAGCGGATCAAGGAACTCGAGCGCCGCCACGGCGCCCAGATCGTGTACGGCCACGACAGCGGTCAGTTCGAGGAGATTCGAGACGGATGGGGGACGGCGAGATGA
- a CDS encoding hydroxyacid-oxoacid transhydrogenase: protein MSYDRSVSAPDHELQPETVWHLQMPQIRFGRDAVEELCFQLADLGVSADGGAHGLVVTDENLVDIGHVDRVTDHLEDAGYDVTVWDGAEREPSIENVDTCLEFVRENEGEAGYDFYVGFGGGSCIDVAKTTRAVIANGGQVLDYIAEPTGEGEALTDSGPPLVLMPTTAGTGAEISPVAILSVEEKEIKEGISSNHVRADAAVLDPTFTTTLPAEMSAKTAMDALGHAIEGYTTHPFDGLLRASDPESRPVYAGRTELTEMFSEKAIDLLSSNVRTAVHNGDDLEARSGMLKGALFGAIAGLTAGASLCHAMAYPVGNRYHTYHGETIATLTPATTLGYNVASDPERFVAVAEMLGAETDGMGTREAADQARREYVRLQQDLNVIPSGLNELAGITEEDVDWLATQTVETQQRLLRCNPRPVTEADAADIFRDALYNWE from the coding sequence ATGAGCTACGATCGATCGGTCTCCGCCCCCGACCACGAACTCCAGCCCGAGACGGTCTGGCACCTCCAGATGCCACAGATCCGGTTCGGCCGCGACGCCGTCGAAGAGCTGTGCTTTCAGTTGGCCGACCTGGGTGTCAGCGCCGACGGCGGTGCTCACGGCCTCGTCGTCACGGACGAGAACTTGGTCGACATCGGTCACGTCGACCGCGTCACCGACCACCTGGAGGACGCGGGCTACGACGTCACCGTCTGGGACGGTGCCGAACGCGAGCCGTCGATCGAGAACGTCGACACCTGTCTCGAGTTCGTCCGCGAGAACGAGGGCGAGGCAGGCTACGACTTCTACGTCGGCTTCGGCGGCGGCAGCTGTATCGACGTGGCGAAGACGACCCGCGCGGTGATCGCCAACGGCGGACAGGTGCTCGATTACATCGCCGAGCCGACGGGCGAGGGCGAAGCGCTGACCGATTCGGGGCCGCCGCTCGTCCTCATGCCGACGACGGCGGGGACCGGCGCGGAAATCTCGCCCGTCGCCATCCTCTCGGTCGAGGAAAAGGAGATCAAGGAGGGTATCTCGAGCAACCACGTCCGGGCCGACGCGGCCGTCCTCGATCCCACGTTTACGACGACGCTGCCCGCCGAGATGTCGGCCAAGACCGCGATGGATGCGCTGGGCCACGCCATCGAGGGCTACACGACCCACCCGTTCGACGGCCTCCTGCGGGCGTCGGATCCCGAGTCGCGGCCCGTCTACGCCGGTCGGACGGAACTCACCGAGATGTTCTCGGAGAAGGCGATCGACCTCCTCTCGAGTAACGTTCGTACCGCGGTCCACAACGGGGACGATCTCGAGGCTCGATCGGGGATGCTCAAGGGTGCCCTGTTCGGCGCGATAGCGGGCCTGACGGCCGGCGCGAGCCTCTGTCACGCGATGGCCTATCCCGTCGGGAACCGGTACCACACCTACCACGGCGAGACCATCGCTACCCTCACGCCCGCGACGACGCTGGGGTACAACGTCGCCAGCGATCCGGAACGGTTCGTCGCGGTCGCTGAGATGCTGGGTGCCGAGACCGACGGCATGGGCACCCGCGAGGCGGCAGATCAGGCCAGACGGGAGTACGTTCGCCTGCAACAGGACTTGAACGTTATTCCCAGCGGCCTCAATGAACTCGCCGGGATCACCGAGGAGGACGTCGACTGGCTCGCGACTCAGACCGTCGAGACCCAACAACGGCTGTTGCGCTGTAATCCCCGTCCGGTGACGGAAGCGGACGCCGCCGACATCTTTCGGGACGCGCTGTACAACTGGGAATAG
- a CDS encoding BtpA/SgcQ family protein produces MSTPTPLLNRFDAEHPVVGMIHLPPLPGAPGFDGDRAAVRSRMLEDARRLEAGGIDGIMLENFGDAPFYPDDVPTHVAAEMTALATSLTSAVDVPVGINVLRNDAEAALSIAAAAGAEFVRVNVHVGAAATDQGVVEGRAHETVRLRDRIDAPVAILADVHVKHASPIGADDIERAALETVERGRADGVIVSGSGTGDETALADVERVADVLSDREENAAPVFVGSGVTSDTVGDCLEAGARGVIVGTALKEGSETTNRVSSKRVESVVTAANDS; encoded by the coding sequence ATGTCCACACCGACACCGCTTCTGAACCGGTTCGACGCGGAACATCCCGTCGTCGGAATGATCCACCTTCCGCCCCTGCCCGGCGCGCCGGGGTTCGACGGTGATCGCGCCGCCGTTCGGAGCCGGATGCTCGAGGACGCACGCCGCCTCGAGGCCGGTGGGATCGACGGAATTATGCTCGAGAACTTCGGCGACGCGCCGTTCTACCCCGACGACGTTCCGACGCACGTCGCGGCGGAGATGACCGCGCTGGCAACGAGTCTGACGAGTGCCGTCGACGTTCCCGTCGGGATCAACGTGCTCAGAAACGACGCGGAGGCGGCCCTCTCGATCGCCGCCGCGGCGGGTGCCGAGTTCGTGCGGGTGAACGTCCACGTCGGCGCGGCCGCGACCGACCAGGGCGTCGTCGAGGGCCGAGCGCACGAGACCGTTCGCCTCCGCGATCGGATCGACGCGCCCGTCGCGATCCTCGCCGACGTCCACGTCAAACACGCCAGCCCGATCGGCGCGGACGACATCGAACGAGCGGCGCTCGAGACCGTCGAGCGCGGCCGGGCCGACGGCGTGATCGTCTCCGGGTCGGGCACGGGCGACGAAACCGCGCTCGCGGACGTCGAACGGGTCGCCGACGTGCTCTCGGATCGCGAGGAAAACGCCGCTCCCGTGTTCGTCGGCAGCGGAGTGACGAGCGACACCGTCGGTGACTGTCTCGAGGCGGGTGCTCGCGGTGTCATCGTCGGAACGGCGCTCAAGGAGGGGAGCGAAACGACGAACCGCGTCTCGAGCAAGCGCGTCGAATCGGTGGTAACGGCAGCGAACGACTCGTAG
- a CDS encoding PKD domain-containing protein, with translation MTVHTRRTVLKAAGASTIAVAAAGCLGGDAENGGNGDGGSDEFKIESGTDIALEGSASHWKGTGPSEIDGEENPTLVLTEGEEYTIEWTNGDGMDHDLQIRDDSGDVVDDLVSDTVGEQGESTTLDFTAHADMTTYICGYHEINQVGDLVVE, from the coding sequence ATGACTGTACACACCCGACGAACGGTCCTGAAAGCTGCGGGCGCATCGACGATTGCGGTCGCCGCCGCAGGCTGTCTCGGCGGTGACGCCGAGAACGGCGGCAACGGGGACGGCGGCAGTGACGAGTTCAAAATCGAATCCGGCACGGACATCGCCCTCGAGGGGTCCGCCTCTCACTGGAAGGGGACTGGACCGTCCGAGATCGACGGCGAAGAAAACCCGACCCTCGTCCTCACGGAAGGGGAGGAGTACACGATCGAGTGGACCAACGGCGACGGGATGGACCACGATCTCCAGATCCGGGACGATAGCGGCGACGTCGTCGACGATCTGGTCAGCGACACGGTCGGAGAGCAAGGCGAAAGCACCACGCTCGACTTCACGGCGCACGCCGACATGACCACGTACATCTGTGGCTATCACGAGATCAATCAGGTCGGCGACCTCGTCGTCGAGTAA
- a CDS encoding thioredoxin family protein, whose amino-acid sequence MVLEESDSELTAGDAAPAFELEGADGETYALESFTGNDALLLVFTCNHCPYAKAKFDLLNDLAAEYDDVAVVGINSNDAEEYPEDSLEKMREYVEDGTIRYDAYLRDESQEVARKYGAVCTPDPFLFERDDGEFRLVYQGRLDDALNPEDEPTRFHVREAIEAVLAGDSVDLEWRPSQGCSIKWTDE is encoded by the coding sequence ATGGTACTCGAGGAATCCGACTCCGAACTCACAGCCGGCGACGCCGCCCCCGCGTTCGAACTCGAGGGTGCCGACGGCGAGACGTACGCGCTCGAGTCGTTCACCGGGAACGACGCGCTCTTGCTCGTGTTCACCTGCAACCACTGTCCGTACGCGAAAGCGAAGTTCGACCTGCTGAACGACCTGGCCGCAGAGTACGACGACGTCGCCGTCGTCGGGATCAATTCCAACGACGCCGAGGAGTACCCCGAGGACTCCCTCGAGAAGATGAGGGAGTACGTCGAGGACGGAACGATCCGGTACGACGCCTACCTGCGCGACGAGAGCCAGGAGGTCGCCCGGAAGTACGGTGCGGTGTGCACGCCCGATCCGTTCCTCTTCGAACGCGACGACGGCGAGTTCCGACTCGTCTACCAGGGCCGCCTCGACGACGCCCTGAACCCCGAGGACGAACCGACCCGTTTCCACGTTCGGGAGGCGATCGAGGCCGTCCTCGCCGGCGACTCGGTCGACCTCGAGTGGCGGCCCTCCCAGGGCTGTTCGATCAAGTGGACCGACGAGTGA
- a CDS encoding Lrp/AsnC family transcriptional regulator: protein MSEREVLELLRENARYSTADIARMTDLEEQEVETTIEALEAAGVVRGYQAVVDWDKLEDERVRAEVELNVTLDRETGYDEIAARLARFPQVKALRLISGDYDFDMEVEGDSIREVSQFISEKVAPVPEITQTVTHYVMTSYKEHGIELGDGEDDDRLSFSP from the coding sequence ATGAGCGAACGCGAGGTGCTTGAGTTGCTTCGTGAGAACGCGCGCTACTCCACGGCGGATATCGCGCGAATGACCGACCTCGAGGAGCAGGAGGTCGAGACAACGATCGAAGCGCTCGAGGCGGCAGGCGTGGTTCGTGGCTATCAGGCGGTCGTCGACTGGGACAAACTGGAAGACGAACGCGTCCGCGCCGAGGTCGAGTTGAACGTCACGCTCGACCGCGAGACGGGCTACGACGAGATCGCAGCGCGCCTCGCACGGTTTCCACAGGTCAAGGCCCTCCGGCTGATCAGCGGCGACTACGACTTCGATATGGAGGTCGAGGGCGACTCGATCCGCGAGGTTTCCCAGTTCATCAGCGAGAAGGTCGCGCCCGTCCCCGAGATCACCCAGACGGTCACCCACTACGTGATGACCTCCTACAAGGAACACGGGATCGAACTCGGCGACGGCGAGGATGACGACCGGCTCTCGTTTTCACCCTGA
- a CDS encoding pyridoxal phosphate-dependent aminotransferase: MTFELSDRVQTVPPSGIRRFFEIAEERDDVISLGVGEPDFATPWAARDAAITSLEQGKTSYTANRGKRELREAIADYVADRFELGYDPEEEIIVTAGASEAVDLAFRAFVDPGDTVAIAQPSYISYEPGVIFAGGEVCPVPTTEEDEFRLTAAGLEEAGADEADVLVLCYPNNPTGAIMTESDLEPIAEFVREHDLSVLSDEIYAELTYDHNEHTSIASLEGMRERTIVFNGFSKAHAMTGLRLGYALGPAAAIGAMNKVHQYTMLSAPTTAQYAALEALDSCDNDVREMVDQYDRRRQFVLSRFREIGMDVFEARGAFYCFPEVPDGFTAEEFAEGVLREEGVAVVPGDVFGAGGEGHLRISYATGLEDLRKALARIESFVENHA, from the coding sequence ATGACGTTCGAACTCTCAGATCGCGTCCAGACGGTTCCCCCGTCGGGAATCCGGCGCTTTTTCGAAATCGCCGAAGAACGCGACGACGTGATCTCGCTGGGCGTGGGTGAACCCGACTTCGCGACGCCGTGGGCGGCCCGCGACGCCGCGATCACCTCCCTGGAGCAGGGAAAGACCTCCTACACCGCGAACCGCGGCAAGCGTGAACTTCGGGAGGCGATCGCCGACTACGTCGCCGACCGGTTCGAGTTGGGCTACGATCCCGAGGAGGAGATCATCGTCACCGCGGGCGCGAGCGAGGCGGTCGATCTGGCGTTCCGGGCGTTCGTCGATCCCGGCGACACGGTCGCGATCGCCCAGCCGTCGTACATCTCCTACGAACCGGGCGTGATCTTCGCCGGCGGCGAGGTCTGTCCGGTTCCGACGACGGAAGAAGACGAGTTCCGACTCACCGCGGCGGGCCTCGAGGAGGCCGGCGCCGACGAGGCCGACGTGCTCGTGCTCTGTTACCCCAACAATCCGACGGGAGCGATCATGACCGAATCGGACCTCGAGCCGATCGCCGAGTTCGTCCGCGAGCACGATCTGTCGGTCCTCTCCGACGAGATCTACGCCGAACTCACGTACGATCACAACGAGCACACCTCCATCGCGAGCCTCGAAGGCATGCGCGAACGCACCATCGTCTTCAACGGCTTCTCGAAAGCCCACGCGATGACCGGGCTTCGGCTGGGCTACGCGCTCGGCCCGGCGGCGGCCATCGGCGCGATGAACAAGGTCCACCAGTACACGATGTTGTCCGCGCCGACGACGGCCCAGTACGCCGCCCTCGAGGCGCTCGACTCCTGTGACAACGACGTCCGCGAGATGGTGGACCAGTACGACCGCCGCCGACAGTTCGTCCTCTCGCGGTTCCGCGAGATCGGGATGGACGTGTTCGAGGCCCGAGGGGCGTTTTACTGTTTCCCCGAAGTGCCCGACGGCTTCACCGCCGAGGAGTTCGCCGAGGGCGTCCTCCGCGAAGAGGGCGTCGCGGTCGTCCCCGGCGACGTCTTCGGCGCGGGCGGCGAGGGTCACCTTCGGATCTCGTACGCGACCGGACTCGAGGACCTCCGGAAGGCGCTGGCCCGGATCGAGTCGTTCGTCGAGAATCACGCCTGA
- a CDS encoding mechanosensitive ion channel family protein produces the protein MVQQLPLQQGQLPQFLQDTVANMVAFVPRLIGALLILLIGWIVGRVVAGVVMRIADGIELDRMVLETPLGRMLGGTESAVSHAFGTLAKWFVYAIAILAASNVLAIPELSALVATAVTYLPLLIAGIGVIVVGFVVADFIGDIIERTQVATESGFTTMFASGVRVFLYFTAIVIGLDTMGIDVSILYVFARALSWGVAAAVAIGVGVAFGLGARDYVSENIGQWAGRTPSLSQSDQREPGAGPSPGADDD, from the coding sequence ATGGTACAACAACTACCGCTGCAGCAGGGACAGCTTCCACAGTTTCTCCAGGACACCGTCGCCAACATGGTGGCGTTCGTGCCCCGGTTGATCGGCGCCTTACTCATCCTCCTCATCGGATGGATCGTCGGCCGCGTCGTGGCCGGCGTCGTCATGCGGATCGCCGACGGTATCGAGCTCGATCGGATGGTCCTCGAGACTCCCCTCGGGCGGATGCTCGGCGGGACCGAGAGCGCGGTCTCGCACGCGTTCGGCACGCTCGCGAAGTGGTTCGTCTACGCGATCGCGATCCTCGCAGCGTCGAACGTGCTCGCCATTCCGGAGTTGTCCGCGCTGGTCGCCACCGCGGTCACGTACTTGCCGCTGCTCATCGCCGGAATCGGCGTCATCGTCGTCGGGTTCGTGGTTGCCGATTTCATCGGCGACATCATCGAACGGACGCAGGTGGCGACGGAAAGCGGGTTTACGACGATGTTCGCCAGCGGCGTCAGGGTCTTCCTGTACTTCACCGCGATCGTGATCGGCCTCGACACGATGGGGATCGACGTCAGTATCCTGTACGTGTTCGCCCGCGCGCTCTCGTGGGGCGTCGCCGCCGCCGTCGCGATCGGAGTCGGCGTCGCGTTCGGCCTCGGCGCTCGCGATTACGTCTCGGAGAACATCGGACAGTGGGCGGGTCGCACGCCGTCGCTGTCCCAGTCCGACCAGCGGGAACCAGGTGCCGGACCGAGTCCCGGCGCGGACGACGACTGA